One genomic window of Anaerolineae bacterium includes the following:
- the fdrA gene encoding acyl-CoA synthetase FdrA yields the protein MPTKYRIKLSEYHDSVTLMETARKLTQLPGVSDAAVVMATEANKSILQEAGLLLPEIKKAAANDLVIVVQAESDTAADQALVVAETHLSRRSETTGAGSTLFQPRTIRGAAQSNPAANLAVISVAGQYASAEAREALRNGLHVLLFSDNVPLADEIALKKYAVDRGLLLMGADCGTAVINGVALGFANVIPRGPVGIVAAAGTGLQEASTLLAKMGIGLTQGIGTGGRDMKEEVGGMMMLAGIQALQADPETQALLLISKPPSPTVTGRVLAQVQQSNKPTVICFLGGDPTPINEAGAIPARTLQEAAYLAAEVAGYEGPAADEMIERETADLRAQAVKLKAQLKPGQKYLRGLFSGGTLAAEALVIWEEMAVNVLSNVAVDPRLKLANATHSQAHCAVDLGEDEFTVGRPHPMIDNDLRLRRLRQEADDPAVAVIILDVVLGYGAHPNPASELGPAIRAARQRAAAAGRELVVVASVTGTEEDPQPLSRQVQTLEEVGVVVVPCNAAAARLSGFMVG from the coding sequence TTGCCAACAAAATATAGAATCAAACTCAGCGAGTATCACGATTCCGTCACCCTCATGGAAACCGCGCGCAAGCTGACCCAACTGCCTGGCGTCAGCGATGCGGCGGTGGTGATGGCCACCGAAGCCAATAAATCCATCTTACAAGAAGCAGGCCTGCTTCTGCCGGAGATTAAAAAAGCCGCCGCCAATGACCTGGTAATTGTGGTTCAGGCTGAGAGCGATACCGCCGCCGACCAGGCCTTAGTCGTGGCCGAAACCCACCTGTCGCGCCGGTCGGAAACCACCGGCGCGGGATCAACCCTCTTTCAACCTCGCACCATCCGGGGCGCTGCGCAAAGTAACCCGGCGGCTAACCTGGCGGTTATCTCCGTGGCCGGGCAGTATGCCTCCGCCGAAGCCCGGGAAGCCCTGCGTAACGGGCTGCACGTACTCCTCTTTAGCGATAACGTCCCCCTTGCAGATGAAATAGCTCTAAAAAAATACGCCGTTGACCGCGGCCTGTTGCTGATGGGCGCCGACTGCGGCACGGCCGTTATCAACGGCGTGGCCCTGGGTTTTGCCAACGTTATCCCCCGCGGGCCGGTGGGCATTGTGGCCGCCGCTGGCACCGGCCTGCAAGAAGCCAGCACCCTGTTGGCTAAAATGGGCATTGGTCTGACGCAGGGGATCGGTACCGGCGGGCGGGATATGAAAGAAGAGGTGGGCGGCATGATGATGCTGGCCGGTATCCAGGCGCTTCAGGCCGATCCCGAAACTCAAGCCTTGCTGCTGATTTCCAAACCTCCTTCGCCAACCGTCACCGGGCGGGTGCTGGCGCAAGTTCAACAAAGCAACAAACCAACCGTAATTTGTTTTTTGGGTGGCGACCCCACCCCCATCAATGAGGCGGGCGCCATTCCGGCCCGCACCCTGCAAGAAGCGGCTTACCTGGCCGCAGAGGTGGCCGGTTACGAGGGGCCGGCCGCCGATGAAATGATTGAGCGGGAAACCGCAGACCTAAGGGCGCAAGCGGTCAAACTGAAGGCACAACTAAAACCCGGCCAAAAGTATCTGCGCGGCCTTTTTAGCGGCGGCACTCTGGCCGCCGAAGCCCTGGTCATCTGGGAAGAGATGGCCGTTAACGTTCTGTCGAACGTGGCCGTTGACCCCCGCTTAAAATTAGCTAACGCCACCCATAGTCAGGCTCACTGCGCCGTGGATTTGGGCGAGGACGAATTCACCGTGGGCCGCCCCCACCCCATGATTGACAACGACCTGCGCCTCCGCCGTTTGCGCCAGGAGGCCGACGACCCGGCGGTGGCCGTGATTATCCTGGACGTGGTGTTAGGCTACGGCGCGCACCCCAACCCCGCCAGCGAACTGGGACCGGCTATCCGCGCGGCGCGGCAGCGGGCAGCCGCGGCTGGCCGGGAGTTGGTTGTCGTCGCCTCGGTGACGGGCACGGAAGAAGACCCGCAGCCATTGAGCCGGCAGGTGCAGACGTTAGAAGAGGTGGGAGTAGTAGTGGTTCCTTGTAACGCTGCCGCTGCCCGGCTGTCAGGATTTATGGTGGGGTAA
- a CDS encoding DUF1116 domain-containing protein: protein MTENSIQSFFGNPLNVINVGLHSFTESLQDQGISITQVDWKPPLAPRLQVTRQGIDIEAANTEAVSRIQQGRPVLIDMGLAHEVIPGYHNRLILHAGPPITWERMCGPQQGAVMGALVYEGQAKNEQTAAELAASGEIEFAPCHHYHAVGPMAGIISPSMPVFILKNETFGNFAYATQNEGLGRVLRYGAYGPDVYERLRWMEQVLYPVLKAALESIAGGIDLRALISQALHMGDECHNRNRAGTSLFLRAITPAIMRTCANRERAAEVFEFIERNDHFFLNLSMPAGKAMLEPAEGIEGSTILTVMARNGTDFGLRLAGLPDRWFTAPAGMVDGLYLPGFTETDANPDIGDSTVTETAGFGGFAMAAAPAIARFVGGSPQDALQATLEMYEICFAEHEHFTIPPLNFRGTPLGIDVRKVAETGILPRLNTGIAHKEPGIGMVGAGVLHAPEQCFAEAFEVFRDLYCV, encoded by the coding sequence ATGACCGAAAATAGCATCCAATCCTTTTTTGGCAATCCCTTAAATGTCATCAACGTGGGACTACACTCCTTTACTGAGAGTTTGCAAGACCAGGGTATATCGATAACGCAGGTGGATTGGAAACCGCCCTTAGCCCCCCGCTTACAGGTGACGCGCCAGGGCATAGATATTGAGGCGGCCAACACCGAAGCCGTGAGCCGTATCCAGCAAGGCCGGCCGGTGTTAATAGATATGGGCCTGGCCCACGAGGTCATCCCCGGTTATCACAACCGGCTCATCCTGCATGCCGGGCCGCCCATTACCTGGGAGCGTATGTGCGGCCCGCAACAGGGCGCAGTAATGGGCGCGCTGGTTTATGAAGGGCAGGCCAAAAACGAGCAGACAGCGGCAGAGCTGGCGGCCAGCGGCGAGATTGAGTTTGCGCCCTGCCACCATTACCACGCCGTAGGGCCAATGGCGGGCATCATCTCCCCCTCCATGCCGGTCTTTATCCTTAAAAACGAAACCTTTGGTAATTTTGCCTACGCCACCCAAAACGAAGGGCTGGGCCGGGTGCTGCGCTACGGGGCCTACGGGCCGGACGTGTACGAACGGTTACGCTGGATGGAGCAGGTGCTTTATCCCGTCCTTAAAGCAGCGCTCGAATCCATTGCCGGCGGCATTGACCTGCGCGCCCTTATCAGCCAGGCCCTGCACATGGGCGACGAGTGCCACAACCGCAACCGGGCCGGAACCTCGCTCTTTTTGCGGGCTATCACCCCGGCCATCATGCGCACCTGCGCCAACCGCGAACGGGCCGCAGAGGTTTTTGAGTTCATTGAACGCAACGACCATTTTTTCCTGAACCTCTCGATGCCCGCCGGAAAGGCCATGCTGGAACCGGCTGAAGGCATTGAGGGTTCCACAATTTTAACCGTAATGGCCCGCAACGGCACCGACTTTGGCCTTCGCCTGGCCGGGCTGCCCGACCGCTGGTTTACGGCCCCGGCCGGAATGGTGGATGGCCTCTACCTACCGGGCTTTACCGAGACCGACGCCAACCCCGACATCGGCGACAGCACTGTTACTGAAACGGCGGGCTTTGGCGGTTTTGCAATGGCCGCGGCCCCGGCTATCGCCCGTTTTGTGGGCGGCTCGCCGCAGGACGCCTTGCAGGCCACCCTGGAAATGTATGAGATTTGTTTTGCCGAGCATGAACATTTTACCATCCCCCCCTTGAATTTTCGAGGCACGCCGCTGGGCATTGACGTGCGTAAAGTGGCCGAAACAGGCATCCTGCCTCGCCTGAATACCGGCATCGCCCACAAAGAGCCGGGCATCGGTATGGTTGGGGCTGGAGTATTACATGCGCCGGAGCAGTGTTTTGCCGAGGCGTTTGAAGTATTTAGAGATTTGTACTGCGTTTAG